In the Bacteroidota bacterium genome, GTTGATGGGTATTTTTAATTTTATTTGCTACAAATACACGAACTAATTGATTAGTGAATGTGTGTTTTAAAATAAAAACAAAGCAGTTTTAAAAATTAATGTTCAAACTCATTTTAATTAGTGCCTCTAAGAAAACGCCTTTGCTTTTAATTCTTGTTCTACTCTGGAAATACCATATTTTTGTGCTATATTTTTCCAATTTTTCACACTGCTTTTAACAACATCAATTATTTGTTTTGCTTTTGCTGTATCAAGATGAAAATATTCGTGTACTTCCATTGCCAATTCTAAGCTCAAAGCATTATCATTTTCTGAAATATTTAATTTCAAAGCTGTTCC is a window encoding:
- a CDS encoding type II toxin-antitoxin system HipA family toxin; protein product: GTALKLNISENDNALSLELAMEVHEYFHLDTAKAKQIIDVVKSSVKNWKNIAQKYGISRVEQELKAKAFS